The DNA sequence caaATTATACTCTTTTCTATAGGTTGTActattctatcatctgctaaatatatttctattggTGTATCTATCCCTTCTCTAAAACAGGCTTTTATAAGTATTTCTGTTCCTCCTAAGTGTACATATTTGATCGGATTTTTTGCTTTTATATTctgaatttctttatttattgttcttttatttattataggTATTTTAGCTTTTCCTCTAGTATATTTACAATctattatatgttctttttgacttattacataatattcttcttttttaattttgaacCAGTTTTTTATTGTTGGTACTTCTAATATTTTACCGATGCTTAAATCtaaatcttttccttttattttttcaaaaatatcattatcaaatattactttttgttCACTTGATTCTTCATCCTTATATTCTTCTCTGCTTATTATTTGTATATCGTTTTCAGTCATTTTCCTCTATATCTGATAGTTCTTTTTCTGATTCTATTTCTGTTTCTAATTCAGGTTCTAATTCATAAatactatcttcactatctaaTTCATAATCTATATAGTCTAGTTGCATGTATTCTTCATTATCAGtgttaatttctgttatttgtttCTTTTTAGGGTCTCTAGGTAATTTACAATCTTTGGCTAGGTgtcctaattttccacaattgtaaCAAGTACATTCGGATAATTTTTTCTTAATTCTATATGGTCTTTTTCTTTTGTAATCTTTTATATAATATCTTTTCCTCGGGTTTTTATACTTATATTTTAACTTAtttcttctatattttttatattttcttttataatttttctttttataataattaTCTGTACATCCAAACTGGGGTGCAGTTTTAATTTTACAACATGTAAGGTTTTTTATCAGTGTTTTTTccattttaatttcttctttatgtttttcACATAATTCTATAAACCAATTCTTTAAATATCTAATTCTAGCTCCTAAGGTATCTTCTAATCCTGCTTTTTCCCAATCTCTTATTATTTTAGAActaaaaggttctggtaattttgtaaagtatatttttctgatttcttttccttcttcaacACTATATGTTCCTTTATAGTAATATTCTTTAAATGCACACGTATATTCGTCTATGTAACACATGTTACATATAGCTAGTTTGTTCATTAGATTTCTACTTactgttttttctttttgttgctcTTCTATTTCTGTTGTCATACTACTAAATTCATTTCTTATAGctaattcatattttattaaTATGTCTATAGTTGTTGTAGCTGATTCACCATCgaattttttattacttcttaaTGCTTTTATACTTTCATCATTTAGATTTTGTATCCATAATTTTACTGTTCCTATTATTGTcctttctatatatcctggtgcttctggaattggtattttattatctattaattgttttgatatatatcctacccatagttgtattattttattaacgTCTTCTACGCAATCTAAGTCCAAAAAGTTATATTGTTCATTTATTGTTTTTGGTGTCCATTTTCTGTTTAATCTTTTATCCCATAATACTTTACTTCTGTCACTTCGTTCATAATTATTATTgtaatatgttggtattgtttgtttgtattttctttcttttgatgtaCTTGGTTTTTCGCTTATATCTCCGGCATATATTTCTGGATTTATTATGTTATTTGTTTTAGTtataagttctgtatatgtttcacttatttctgAATCTTCTGAACTTTCTGTATTCTGTTCATTTTCATTATTAGTTTCATTTATTTCTTCAAGTTTTACTTCTATGTCCTCTTTTAATTTTTCCCTAAATTTTTCTATTTCTTCCTTCAATCTTTCTTCTTGctctaattcttttttcttttctctttctctctgttTGTTTTCATACAATTCTTTTAATATTGctaattctttttctaattccattatcctggtgtttttgttttcttccacttgctgtaattcttttttagcttgttgcctaattttttcaatttcatttttcctatcaatttcttcattttcttttattattcttGTCATTGCTGTTAAACTATCTTCTAATCTTGCAGTTTCTTTTTCTAACATTAAATATATGTTTTCTCCTACTTTCTTATATCTTCTTCctatatttgaagttattatttttatttttaatccatCCAAATTTTTATTTGGatggattaaaaataaaaataataacttcaaatatagGAAGAAGATATAAGAAAGTAGGAGAAAACATATATTTAATGTTAGAAAAAGAAACTGCAAGATTAGAAGATAGTTTAACAGCAATGACaagaataataaaagaaaatgaagaaattgataggaaaaatgaaattgaaaaaattaggcaacaagctaaaaaagaattacagcaagtggaagaaaacaaaaacaccaggataatggaattagaaaaagaattagCAATATTAAAAGAATTGTATGAAAACAaacagagagaaagagaaaagaaaaaagaattagagCAAGAAGAAAGATTGAAGGAAGAAATAGAAAAATTTAGGGAAAAATTAAAAGAGGACATAGAAGTAAAACTTGAAGAAATAAATGAAACTAATAATGAAAATGAACAGAATACAGAAAGTTCAGAAGATTcagaaataagtgaaacatatacagaacttataACTAAAACAAATAACATAATAAATCCAGAAATATATGCCGGAGATATAAGCGAAAAACCAAGtacatcaaaagaaagaaaatacaaacaaacaataccaacatattacAATAATAATTATGAACGAAGTGACAGAAGTAAAGTATTATGGGATAAAAGATTAAACAGAAAATGGACACCAAAAACAATAAATGAACAATATAACTTTTTGGACTTAGATTGCGTAGAAGAcgttaataaaataatacaactatgggtaggatatatatcaaaacaattaatagataataaaataccaattccagaagcaccaggatatatagaaaggACAATAATAGGAACAGTAAAATTATGGATACAAAATCTAAATGATGAAAGTATAAAAGCAttaagaagtaataaaaaattcGATGGTGAATCAGCTACAACAACTATAGACATAttaataaaatatgaattagCTATAAGAAATGAATTTAGTAGTATGACAACAGAAATAGAAgagcaacaaaaagaaaaaacagtAAGTAGAAATCTAATGAACAAACTAGCTATATGTAACATGTGTTACATAGACGAATATACGTGTGCATTTAAAGAATATTACTATAAAGGAACATATAGTgttgaagaaggaaaagaaatcagaaaaatatactttacaaaattaccagaaccttttagTTCTAAAATAATAAGAGATTGGGAAAAAGCAGGATTAGAAGATACCTTAGGAGCTAGAATTAGATATTTAAAGAATTGGTTTATAGAATTATGTgaaaaacataaagaagaaattaaaatggAAAAAACACTGATAAAAAACCTTACATGTTGTAAAATTAAAACTGCACCCCAGTTTGGATGTACAGAtaattattataaaaagaaaaattataaaagaaaatataaaaaatatagaagaaaTAAGTTAAAATATAAGTATAAAAACCCGAGGAAAAGATATTATATAAAAGATTACAAAAGAAAAAGACCATATAGAATTAAGAAAAAATTATCCGAATGTACTTGttacaattgtggaaaattaggacACCTAGCCAAAGATTGTAAATTACCTAGAGACCCTAAAAAGaaacaaataacagaaattaacaCTGATAATGAAGAATACATGCAACTAGACTATATAGATTATGAAttagatagtgaagatagtatTTATGAATTAGAACCTGAATTAGAAACAGAAATAGAATCAGAAAAAGAACTATCAGATATAGAGGAAAATGACTGAAAACGATATACAAATAATAAGCAGAGAAGAATATAAGGATGAAGAATCAAGTGaacaaaaagtaatatttgataatgatatttttgaaaaaataaaaggaaaagatttaGATTTAAGCATCGGTAAAATATTAGAAGTACCAACAATAAAAAACTGgttcaaaattaaaaaagaagaatattatgtaataagtcaaaaagaacatataatagATTGTAAATATACTAGAGGAAAAGCTAAAATAcctataataaataaaagaacaataaataaagaaattcagAATATAAAAGCAAAAAATCCGATCAAATATGTACACTTAGGAGGAACAGAAATACTTATAAAAGCCTGTTTTAGAGAAGGGATAGATACAccaatagaaatatatttagcagatgatagaatagTACAACCTATAGAAAAGAGTATAATttgtgcaataaaaggaaatttgatataccaaaaatttaaatttataattagtgCTAACTATACAGTAGCATTAAAAGATGCTAATATAGATAAATCACTAGTATTgtactggaaaatgtcaggaatagagCTGGCACCaggaagtaaaatatttacagcaaaatgtaaaaatttatatatattaacaaccaatcacaaaataacagcacgaaataagattgaaaaaataaagatagaaaaccCATTTGATAGTATAATATCAGTCATAGACAATAATGATTATAGTTACAAAGATATAGATATGGAAGGAGATTTAGAAATAGTAAGAGAAAGACTAAGCACATCTAAAAGAATAAATTATGAATCCCCACAAACTACATCTTCAAGAGCAAGTACCTCGAGAAGATTAGAATATACAAACCCACAAAGATTAATAAAAGAACCGGAGTTACACAACTATTATATAACAGGAGTAATAGATCAAAGAAAATACCTAATAATGATAAATACTGGACAAGAAGACAATTATATAACTAAAGAACTAGTTAAAGAAAGTGAAATAATAACTACAGAAACAATATGCCCAGGATTACCTAAAAATTTGGTAGGAACagaagaaataacaaagaaggaactaattattggaggaatcccagtagaaatagaatttaatatttaccaaggaaatgaaaatattaccttaggaataaaatggttagaaacaGTTAAACCATATAACCTAGGAGATAGACATCTTATAATAacatataaaaataagaaaataacaatTGAAAGAACCTTAACatgacaaaaatatatatactagcaaaaataataatagaaggaTATTACAGCAGATATTATACACCCatgatagatacaggagcagGAGTAAATGTATGCAGACATAACTGTTTACCTGAagataaatgggaaaaattatTAACACCTATTGTGGTAACAGGATTTAACAATGAAGGAAGCTTGATAacgcaaaaagcaaaaaatataaaaatacaaatatgggataaaatactAACTATGGATGAAATATATAGTTATGAATTTACAAATAAAGATATATTAATAGGAATGCCCTTTTTAGATAAATTATACCCACATATAATAACAAAAACTCATTGGTGGTTTACTACACCATGCAAACAAAAAataggagcaaaaagagtaagaaataaaataagaaaaacaacacCGTGGATTAAAGGAAGTGAAAAGGTAAcccaaaaattagaaaatgaaaaaataaatgagcaacaaatagaattaataatatttgctataaataagataaaaataattcaagacaAATTAGAATCATTATATAATGAAAATCCCCTTCAAGGATGGGATAAAcataaaacgaaagtaaaaatagaattaatagatgaaaatagtataataacacagaaaccattaaaatataattttaatgatctagaagaattcaaaatgcatataaaagaactattaaaaaataattatatacaggaaagtaatagtaaacataatagcccagcatttatagtaaataaacataatgAGCAAAAAAGAGGTAAAAGTAGAATGGTAATAGATTATAggaatttaaatgcaaaaacaaaaacatataattacccgataccaaataaaatattaaaaataaggcaagtacaaggatataattacttcagtaaattcgattgtaaatcaggattttaTCACCTAAAATTAGAAGAAGAATCTAAAAAATTAACAGCttttacagtaccacaaggattttatgaatggaacgttttaccatttggatataaaaatgcaccaggaagataccaacattttatggatagCTATTTTAATCAATTAGAAAACTGTATAATCTACATAGACGATATACTACTATACTCAAGGACACAAgatcaacatataaaattattagaaaaattcatacatataaTAGAATCCTCAGGAATTAGCCTTAGTAAAAATAAGGCAGAAATACTTaaaaatcaggtggaattcttaggaattcaaatagataaaaatggaattaaaatgcaaacacatatagtacaaaaaataataaatttaaatgaaaccctagatacaaaaaagaaattacaatcattctTAGGATTAGTTAACCAAGTtagagaatatatacctaaattggcagaaaatttaaaacctttacagaaaaaattaaagaaagatatagaatatcactttgatgaaaaagacaaaacatatatacaaaaaataaaagatatgtgtaaaaaattaccaaaactatattttccagatgaaaatagagaatttatatatatagtagagaCAGACTCAAGTAaccatagttatggaggagtacttaaatacaaatataaggatgaaaaaatagaacatcactgtagatattattcaggatcatTTACGGAACCACAGTTAAAatggaaaataaatagaaaagaattattagctttatataagTGTTTATTATcgtttgaaccatatatagtatATAACAAATTTATTGTTAGAACAGATAACACACAagttaaatggtggataaccaaAAAGGTACAAGACTCAGTTACAACGAAAGAAATACGAAGACTCGTATTAAATATACTAAATTTCACATTTACAATAGAAATAATTCCTACTGACAAGAATGTGATTGCAGATTACTTATCAAGACAAAAGTACACAAACAAATGAAGAAGAAACTACACAAGACCTATTTTCAATACTTACTACACTATCACTACAAATGACGGAAGTAGAAAAGAGGTTGCAGATTATAGAAGCAAAAAACCTAAGCCAGCAGCATGGCTCAAAACATGCGGAACTAAGCCAGCAGCATGGCTCAAAACATGCGGACCTAGGAGGTGACGTTGGGAAACACCTAAAAACCCAAAACCTACAAACTAACACTATTTTACATACAGCTGCAGGTACATCAACATCAgcaataagaaaaggaaaacatacaaatacaaatatgaacgCCATGTTCAACAAGCCATATaccccaaaatcccaaaatccttTGACACCATCACCACAAACAACTAGCTATAGAGAAAGCTTAAACCAGGAAAAACAAACCTACGATTATATTACCAACAGCTATATACAAAATATCCACAAGATTCAAACCTTTTTAAACCTAAATCCGAgatcaaaaacaatccaaaacccAAAAACAGACTATATAACACAACCATTACAAGGATACAACCGACTGATTGCCCAACCAGGGACGAATGCAAATTTAGTTAAAACATGTTACAATTACGGACTATTAAGTACAGTGTACACACAAACCGGACAAGAAATAGCTACAATACCAGAGCTATATAGTGCCTTTACTACCTACAAGAGAATCACCAAAGGAGAcctattttatataaaattttatgtaGCACCAGCAGAGATACTCTATAACGAGATAAAACCAATAATCCAAGTTATTAAATTAGGACTAACTAGAGAAATGATTATCCCAGAAAATGTACAAATACAACCAGAAATACCCAAACCTGATATACCAGCATTCTACTCAAACAAAAGAATTATAGGACTATCAACCATTCTAAGTGAACTAGTCAACAATTATGTagaagaaaaacctatttgggGATACCAATCCCGAGAACACACGATGATCTACACCCATTCAAAAAACCTAAGGGAAAACGACATGGAAGAGATACGGAGATGGATTAAAACATTAATCCAACCAGAAGAAGCACCCATTACAAGAGCTATTAGAGgagaatttatttctcaaaacttAATGACAAGATACTGCAAACAAATTAGTCCAATCTACTCAGAGCACATATGTTCGAAATGTCAAGGAGAGAAAAACATAGTTCCAGAAATcaaatttgaagaagaagaaaactaaaaagatacgcaacaaaatatcaagaaagagaCAAAGGAATCTTACAACAAAAGCTACAAGACAAAAACAAAAGGACAGCTAGCAGGATCGGCAGGACccaagaagaagcagaaaatgacataaagaaaaaaGCTATGTAATTATTAAAGCAACTTTTGACTTTATGTAAATTATTTTCCGTCTTTTAGTTTTTAAGTTGTTGTTGTGAGTCCCACTTTATCACTACCACTGTCAGTGGAAAAACTGTTGGGAACGCGtcttttactttaattttagACCGTCCAAGTGTAAAGTTAGGAGGACGATGTTTGGATTAGTTTCCGTTATAAATAGACAGCCCTTAAGGCTTAGAGGGACACACCTTACCTTACCCCTTTCACATCCTTCTGAAAAAACTCTCTTGTAACCTCTCT is a window from the Nicotiana tomentosiformis chromosome 10, ASM39032v3, whole genome shotgun sequence genome containing:
- the LOC138899991 gene encoding uncharacterized protein — protein: MTEVEKRLQIIEAKNLSQQHGSKHAELSQQHGSKHADLGGDVGKHLKTQNLQTNTILHTAAGTSTSAIRKGKHTNTNMNAMFNKPYTPKSQNPLTPSPQTTSYRESLNQEKQTYDYITNSYIQNIHKIQTFLNLNPRSKTIQNPKTDYITQPLQGYNRLIAQPGTNANLVKTCYNYGLLSTVYTQTGQEIATIPELYSAFTTYKRITKGDLFYIKFYVAPAEILYNEIKPIIQVIKLGLTREMIIPENVQIQPEIPKPDIPAFYSNKRIIGLSTILSELVNNYVEEKPIWGYQSREHTMIYTHSKNLRENDMEEIRRWIKTLIQPEEAPITRAIRGEFISQNLMTRYCKQISPIYSEHICSKCQGEKNIVPEIKFEEEEN